The Musa acuminata AAA Group cultivar baxijiao chromosome BXJ3-6, Cavendish_Baxijiao_AAA, whole genome shotgun sequence region aatgatatatatatatatataatcctaatAAGCATTTTAAGTCACAGAACTAGATTTTTGTTTCCAATTGTAGAACAACATATAATGTCTCTTGATCATATTGGTGAGAGTCTCATGTACTGACCCACTCTTTATCTATTAAAGACTGCAGTAAcctcataaaataacataaatttgtTTGTGGTGAATTATTTCTCTTAACTAGTAATATATGTTAAAAGGGCGTACCTAGTACACAAGGCTTCCGCCAATGTGAGATCCGAAGAGGGTCAATGTATGCAGCCTTACCCAGTACAAGAGGTTATTTTCTAATATACAATAGCTAATAAAATAACCATGTAGTTTCTGAACTGTCAGGAACATGTTTACCCTAATATGTTTCAAGTTTTAGCTATACAGATGCACAAATCCAATTTTGTTTTCCTCGTCTAGCTATCAAAACCAAATTACAAGAGTTCAAACTAAAACACATAGACAAACAATGTTAGAAAAGATTCTTCAATTCAGAACAGAACCACAAAATAGCTACTACCACAAAGAAGAGAAACTCCAAGATTCATATGGCTACAATCAGCTTAAAAAAGGGTGAAAAGGGAACAACAAAATACGAACATTGACTGTGTTGGTTTAATAATAGCCATACGGTAATGAGTAGTCTGTTCCTATATCGAACAGGTAAAGACATATATAATCATACTGATTCCTGGATTACACTGGATTCTATAATCCATAAATGGAAATAAAAAATTTGAAACCTATAGGAGCTTAATCAAGTATACAATAATTTAGGTGAAATGGCATGTAACATAATGAGAACATGGTGTTATAGGAAATGGGAATTTGAATCCTCATATGCAGCACCGAAATGCTAACTAAATCTTAAAATGCATTACTAACTACCAGTAATCATTAAGCTTTTTGTTATGACTTTAGTCTTTTCACTTGAAAGATCTGAAATTAGAGAAAGGTTTCAGTACCTGGTATTGTACGGTATTTTGGCTCCGACCATCAGGATGCATCTCTCGGACGACGCAACATGGTACACAGATACAGTGCAGCATGCCCAGCTGATCGTAATCCACGGCTTGATCACCTCCATGTTCACTTTGTCCTGACAACCAAGAAGGATCAGGAATCCAAATCGCCAAGATCCATACCAAAAACCCGTAAAAGACGACATGTTTGATTCTAAAACGTAGTGAATTGAGTAAACCTAATTATTATGGTGGACTTCAGATTGAATCCAAGGAGGTAGGACGAAGCTGATGCCGGAAGACCAAGAAACCCTAATCGATGTCTTGGAACAGGGGCCGCTGCAGGTGGATCGAAGAAAAATAAGGGGAGAGATCGACGAACTCACCCGCAATATGCGGCTTGGCATCTTCATGTTAGGGTTTGTGGTGAGAGCGGAAGGGATGTGCCTCGGATTCCAAAATGGGGCCGATGCGAGGTTGCGTCTGCCTCGGCTCGCCCACGATTCCAAAGAGGGAAGCGGGGGGATTTGAATGAGAGGGTTGCCAAGCGCTCTTAAATCGTCCGAAACGCGTAATACGTGTTTTATGGTGGGTTTAGTTTGAACATCTTCTCATAAATATTCGATGAGTCGTAACAATATGTCAGCATCCATATGGAAACGAACCGACACGTAAAATCAACGTTAGCACTTTGAGCAAGCCTCAATGTGAGCTACCATGTGATCATGGTTAATTTATCCAATAAACAACAACACAAAGGTTTTCTATGCTTTCTCAACTCTATGCCTGGAAAATGTGCATCTCTATTCTTGAATGCACTGttccgagatatatatatatatagaagataAGTTTTTtccgaggaaatcttatctattctattgagagaaattctttctcctaatttgtataaataggagagggaacatgttaatgtatcgaagcatttttcatttcttcaataaagctttttcacttcttcagtaattatttttattttttatttttttcatcaatatatatatatatatatataacatcaaATCTGATCGATGATAATCTTTTCAAATTCAAttcgaaaatatatatttttcgtaTATAATTGGTTTTCTGAGCAAAATTAGATATGACTGGACAATCATAAAAAACACTAACAGATTCGATTTAGAAAATCATGATCATATAAGTCACATGTGTATATTCAAACAGATCAACGAATAAATTATCcaatatgaataaaaaatttaaatttggcAAAATAAATAATTCAAGTATGACTAAGATACATTCCATTGTCTAACTTATTCACTTTTACCCATAggttaaaaaaagagaaaaataatcattCACTTTTACTAAGACAGCGTCACTGCTGCTATTATTAAAGTAAAACTACTACTGTGCGATGGTGATCTTTTTGAAGACAAATAATCATTCTATTATATTCTCTCTTTCTATGTTAAGATTATAAACATTGGCTTTTCCCCCTTATTTTTCTCCTCGTTTTTATTGTTGTGATTCCAATAATTGTACTTGAGGTTGTCCAAGAATCACCAAATGGGCCCCCATTGTGGGCCAGGCTGCAGGATTACCATCAGGGTTATTTGGGTAATTTGACTCTGGATTGTTGGAAGTAAGCGGAGACCGGACCGATCTCATCAACGCGTCGTCCGAGTCATCACCCTGCCCAACACGGTCTCGGTCCGAACCGGGTCACTGTCTCTTTTGCATCGGGGTTTTTTGGGTGATGTGAGCCGGAATCTATTCGAAGTAGGCGGACACCGGTCCGATTTCATCCACCCGTCGTCTGAGTCATCACCCTGCCCAACACGGTCTCGGCTCGAACCGGGTCACTTTCTCTTTTCCATCAGGATTCTTTAGGTAATTTGACTTGGGACTATGCGAAGTGGGCAGAGAGCGAACCGATCTCATCAACGCGTCGCGCGAGTTACCACCCTGCCCAACACGGACTCGGCCTGAACCCGTCACTTTCTCCGACCGAACTCATATAGGTAACGGGAACTCGCCACGTCGACGACGCCTTATGACGCCGTCTGCGTGTCGAAACCACGCCGTCACGCACGCCGGTACGAGCCCTCGTAAGTAAGTCAGCATGCCCCTAGTCTTCTCTTCCGAACTCCCTCCTATCCCATCCGCCCAATCCCAAATCCCAAGTCTTAGCAGCATTTGGGTGCAAATTAAACGAGGGGTTTTGGAATTTGGATTCTTTTCTCCGTTATTTAGTTTGATTTCTTTTGGGATTTCGATTTCGAATCAGATTCGTTCCGCCAACAAAGCGATGCTGGTTTGAATGGTGTTTTTGCGGTAGTTTCTCGAAAAATCGGATTTTTAGGGCTTTCGTTACGTATCTATTAGTTTTCCAGTTCAAAGCTTGGATCTTTAAGAGGTTCCTCGCCTCCTCCGGAGCTCCGTCATCACTGCCGCCGTCGCTTGCTTTTTGTCTTTGATTTCCTTTATGGAGACGGCGCCGTCGTTCTGGTGCTACCGCTGCGGTCGCTTCGTCAGGCTTTGGCCCCGGGCCGCCGTTGTCTGCCCTGACTGCGGCGGCGGCTTCCTCGAGGAGGTGGACGGGCCTTCTCGTGCTCCTCCCCTCTACGCGGCTGTCCCACAGCCTCAGCGCCGCCGCTTCCCCTCCCCGGCCACCGACAGCGCCGCCTTTGAACGGCCTCACCAGCCCTCGGAGCTCAGGGTCCGTCGTAACCGTCGCGCGCCCACCGGCAACCGTTCTCCCTTCAACCCGGTCATTGTCCTGCGCAGTCCGCCTGACGTACGAGGCGATGCAGACGGGGCCACCAGCAACAACTTTGAACTCTACTATGATGACGGCGCCGGATCCGGCCTCCGCCCCCTGCCGGAAAGCGTGTCGGACTTCTTGATGGACTCAGGGTTTGAGCGGCTACTGGACCAGCTCGCCCACATCGAGATCAATGGAACCGGTGTCAGTCGCGTCTTGGCGCACCTGCCGGCTTCGAAGGCTGCCATCGAGGCAATGGCCACCATTGAGATAAGCGACGGCCACATCATAAGGGAATCCCATTGCGCTGTGTGCAAGGAGCCCTTTGTGTTCGGAACCGAGGCCTGTGAGATGCCCTGCAAGCACATCTACCATCAAGATTGCATCTTGCCGTGGCTCTCGCTCAGGAATTCTTGCCCTGTTTGCCGCCATGAGATGCCTATGGATGTACCAGAAGAGGACGACAATGGCGAGGAGATGGTGGGGTTAACCATATGGAGGCTTCCGGGCGGTGGTTTCGCTGTAGGCAGGTATACAGGAGGCAGGAGAGCAGAAGGGGAGCTGCCGGTTGTTTACACAGAGATGGATGGTGAACTCAACTCCAGGATGGCTCCAAGGAGAATGTCATCGTCCTCGCGAGGGAGTCGATCAAGGGAGGATGGAGGAATTAGTGTTTTCTCATTTTTCAGGCATTTGCGATCTCCTTCCTCGTCATTGAGGCTGAGCTCCGAACCTCTTCCTACCTATACACCTTTACTTACACGCAGAAGGAGTTCCCGGAGACGCAACACCAATTGGGGATTGGAGGCTGGTAATGCCAATACAATTGCAAGATCGTAATTAGAAGAAAGAACACCTAAAGCTCAACTTTTTTGTCTGCTGGATTTCAATTCCTCTAAAGAACTTTAGATACTCTTTATCTATGTGATTAAAGAAGAGCTAAAGGACTAGTATCTTCTTAGATCTATATCAGTTCTATCTCCCTCTGGCTTCACTAACATTGTCTTGATTCTTGTTCCACACAGAAAAGGCTGGAATTTTTTAGGTGGCTATGATGATATTAGGAAGGTATATGCTTCCATCTTGTAGTGTGCTTATTTCATATTTTAGAaatccattattttttttttggtatcgtACTATATGCTCTATGGTCTTTTCGTCATGTCATCCCTTTATGTAGAAAAGCTTGAATTATCCCCACTCATTGAGATGATAAGCTGTATAAGATGTATTCTTGTCCATTTTGTTTATTGTTCAATTTTTTAGTTTTCGGTCATTGACAAGTTCCTTACTTGATTGTACGtactttataaatgagttgtttgTTTTTCCTTAGTAATTTGAAGTATTAATAGTTCCAAAAATTACAGCTTTCCACGACTATGATTAACACAATTTTATGCATTGGTAATGGTTGAAAATGAGTGACCGACTGCTCCGTATGATCGATTGTTACTGAGAATATACTGTTATTCACTTTAACCTTTGTCATATTTAATATTTGCATTAGATGTATTAGCACATTTTCTAATGAAAGGTTCATCTGAACATTTTTATGGTCATATCAAGAGATGAAGTTAAGTCGATCGGGGTTGAATCATGACAAGGTTGGTGGTTGGCCTTCCTCACTGTTGGTTTTCTATATCTCTGTCTTTTATCACTTCTTCCATCGAAGTTTGTTAGTATAAGTACTTATCGACTGCGATACATATCATCCTCTTGTTTCCGAAAACAAAGTTGTTCTTGGATTTAGATTCCTTCATAACTATTCTTATGTTCTAGTGTgctaaacataatatcataaCAAAACCATTGAAACTTAGCAGGAGTAAGACTAGATTTCAAGActggaaaatttttttttttttttttgggtgcttTGGTACATTACATTCTGTcccatttcttctcttctttgagTTCCTGATCAAGTAGCTTGGCATCAACTCCATATATTTTAGTAAACCTCAGGTCCTAATTTCGTCATAATCAGAACATATTTTGAGATCATCTGTTATATTCTAGTAACTACTAAACTCAGGTCTGATTGAATCACATATGCCTACTAACCTACCAATCTTGTGATAGAATAATTTCATTGATTGGAGTctaacaatgcatgcattaggggTAGTCTTTCATTAATCTTCAGGTAAACAAAATTTTGATGCCAATCTATGACTCTTATTGGCATGTAATTGAGACTTTCTTTTGGACAATAAGAGTACATGCAATGCATTGTCAAAACCCTAACTGACAATAAAGGAAAGCCAATTCAACAGTAGTAACATGCTATAATGGTACTCTTGAGAAAGTAATTGCTGTGAGGAAAAAAGCACTAACAGAGACAACAACATAAATGCATGCATTCTTCACATGGTCAAGATGTCATAATCTTAGCTAAATGTGACCTATAAACAAACCAATCCTTTGTGTGGTTTGGAAAAATGCATGTTATTTTTCTTGAACAGGTGAAGGTAGTCTCAATACAAGGCAAGACAAGATGTGATTCCAAACTGCTTGTGTTCATTGGATTATGACCCACAAGTTCCTTTGacatgcctatatatatatatatataaccttgaTATTTATTATGGTTAATGATGTTATTAtttttaactattattattaataattttcttttcttaataaTTCCCACATTCATTAGTATGTTGGATGAGTGTTTGCAGTGGAAATAAGATTTGGTGGCATCTCATTATCACTGCAGCCCGGAATGGATAGAAACATTTCATTGCCACTGATGATTATGGCAGTAGAAATCTGGCATTTTTGgcttcatttgatttttttagatgttagcaatttattaatataatattcAGTATAAATATTACTATTTTATAGCAAAATTGATAGAGCTTTACAAACATTAATTAATACAAATTTGTAAGGTATGATTTGAATTTTAAACACCATTCACTAACAACTAAAAGATTAAATACAATAATTCAACTCAACAACATATCTGAAAAGGATAGCTTCCAATGGGACATCAATTGAATTAAACATATAATATATCAATGAAAAACTTCTCAAAAAATAGTTATAATAATAAGTTTAAAGAATTACATACATCATACACTAGTAACAATGATCATGCAGGAGCTCCCTTTGTAATAAAATGGAACTTCATGTCATATAATGCATGAAAGAAGGAACAAATGGTTGATTAGATCAACCATGCAAACCTAATCACAGAGTAAATCAAACACACCACCATCTTCTTAGTAGAAGAAAAAAACATAGTATTTAAACATTGCAAATAGTAGGAATTCATAATATAAAACAGCACCATCACAAATGGTTAGGGCTTTATGGTTTTGTCACTGTTTTATGCTAATATAAGAGCTCATTAGTAGTCTAAATAAAAGTATAAAGACTTAATTATCTCAAAAAGTAAAACATAAAAACGTGATAATTACTTGATTTCCTCATGCATTTTCTATTTTCATGGAAATCCAATTCTAAAATTAGAAAATGCATGTGTGATGGGATTCATGTATGATGTATCActcacctcaaaaaaaaaaaaaaaaacctaaaaaacTTGATAATTGCTTAATTTTTCCTGCATTTTCTATTTTCATGAAAATCTAtttctagagttagaaaatgaatGAGTGAGGGGATTCATGGCTGATGTATTACTcacatcaaaagaaaaataaaaagcctAAAAACTTGATAATTACTTAATTTCTTCCTGCATTTTCCATTATCATTAGAAAAAGCATGTGTGAGGGGATTCATGGAGGATGCAGTGACATGAAGAGAGATGCAATGTGGTAACTCTCATGCAATGCAGTAAGGAGATGGCGAGGTGAATAAACTCTTGACTGAACCCTATAACAAGCCAAAACACCATCTAGTAGACAAATGACAGCCCATTATTTTAGGGTACGTATTACTTTTATTTTAGTGCACCTGCaaccaagaaaaaaatatatataaagctGCTATGCATGTCCAGAGAGAATAATCAacagagaagagaaaggaaggagaCAGGTCCCAGTCCATGCATAACCCCATAACTCATCATGCATCTGATAACCTTTTGCTACCACATTCCACCACTGCGTACTTACACTTCAACTGTTGATGCAGTTTCACTATTCATGAGTTCTTTCCATGTGTTGTTCTTCTCAAGGTGAAAgttcatagagagagagagagagagagagagagagagagagagaggaagttaGGGTTTTGGAGGTGTATACCTGCACACACCCAGTGTTCTTCAGCTTCAGCTTCATCAAAAGTAGTAAGTCATTTGATTGCCAATGCAGCATCATCAAGATTCTCAGAATTCAAAAGAAACTTCCCTTGAGCTTCTTCTTCTAGTGTGAGTTTGTGAATCTTGATGATGCCACACCAGCAAACAATGACTGCAGCTTCCTGTGTTCCACAACATTTCCTCTCCATGAGCTGATCCTAAACTCAGCTAATATGAAGGAATAGATCCACAAAGGAAGGATGAAACTGTAGCTCATAGAAGGCATGAAGAGGGAGTTTATGAAGCCATAGAGGAAGAGAAGCTTGAGAGAAGCTGAGGGATGAGGGCATAAATATAGGAGCAGGATGAGGGTGTCgatgagagagaggagagagagatgtCAGTGTCTGAAGTGGAAGAAGAGCAACAGTTATACATCGCAATCCAGGAGGCCCAAAAACCTAAAGACTTTTACTCCCACCTGACCTCGGCCACTTGCCAAAACACATCCATGGATCACCTCACCACCACCTGCAAAGCGGCAAAACACTAAAGCAAgcaagagagtgagagagaggtaCGAGAGAACCTTCCCCTTCAGGGAAACACCACAGTCCAAGGAGTGCCAAAGAAAGTGGCAACTGGAAAGGACTCAAcactcccccccccctcctctccccgccaccccccctcccccctcccccctatCTCTCACCTCCCTTGTAATGGTTGCACTTTGGTTTGCAGGATCTGTTGCGTTTCCCACAAGCAttcacgcaggaggaattgacacccCTTCTCCCCACCCCACCAATCCTCCAATGCAAAGCAGCATCACCTTccatcctctccctctctctctctctctctcgtgtcttCTCTTCTGGTGGGGTAGCTACCAAACAAGTAGGTTAATGGAAGTAGCTGTCTAATAGAAATAGAATGGGCCATGCAATCACATAATCTGCGTGGCTTTACGTGGATATCTTTCCATCCTAACCAGATCAATTCACCCATTACGTTGTTGAGTGGTTCCCTTCGTCTTTTTGGGAATTTACACTGTGGTTTACCAGTGCTTGGGTCGGTAGGTACTTCCCCTCTATGCATCTTTGGGTGCCACCGCTTGAGCTCACTGTACTCGAGCTTTCACAGAGTCCACAGCATCCAACTCTATATTCCTTTCATTTATTGGCTTTCAGAGTTTGGTTGGAGGAGTTACTTTTTTGTTTAATGGATTTCGTCAAACCGGAAGCTGAAATGTTTAGCACTTGCAGACTATATAGAGAAAGATGGAAGAGAAAAGTAGGATCGGATATTTGGATCGATAGTGCCTTTTATATTTATGTACATACAATATCTTTTTCCCTATTATCGACTTTATTCTGGACATGCAGTGAAGCAATTAGCAAACCAAGTCAAAGAATCTTTGGCAAAATGGATTTGCTTTCATTGAGTTCTCAAAGCAAAGATAGCAAGAATGCAAAAAGAAATGCCAATAAGGAGCCACTTGGTGGTTGATTTGGACATCCCAAACACGTCACTGTCCACGCAGACACAGGGAATCCCATGTTGATTGATACTCGAGCACGCTCTCGCGTCAGCTTCTGTGTCGTAGTCAACCTGCCCTCGAGTCGGCAGCGCCACGATCGAGTGTGGTTTGTTCATCGACAAACACTTCAATGTCAAACTcctgtttataaaaataaaatttcaggaGTTTTTACTGATTCAAACATCCAAAGATTTGATGTCAAAAATtagactttatttttcttttgtaggtTGTGCATGCTAGCTAATTCGAGATTCAAAACCCTGGAGCAGGTTGGATCCAGACACTAGCTAGAGGCAATACTAATAATTGGGGTGATTTATATAAGATAGATTTTCTAAAGGACAAGTGTAGACTATTATCGTTGGTCCATTTGAGCAATTAAGATGCAACAAGTTGAAGCATTAGTCTTGCTTCTCAAGGAAGGTGGCGATCGATGTAGGCTTGCAGATTGGGTGGGCTTTTGGAATGAATAATCCATTCATTCATCCCCCGACCTATCCATCCATCGATCTTATCATTCAATCCATCAATCCATCCAAGGGTTGTCAAAAGGCGTGGTGGACTCTTTTGCATGACTGCAATGCTTTTAGGGTCATTTTGTCCGACCAGCCATCATCACAAGATGGCAGCAGTCACGCCATCGGCGAGGGTCAGACAAGAAGTAAGCGGAGCCCGAGGTCGATCGTATTTCTGCTGCCCTCAGCCCCCGTCATCTCTCTCTCCCTACGGACCTGCTTTTGGTTTGATGCGGAGAAAACAGTCCTTCACCAACGAAGAAAAGCTACCATGTAGGTAAGGACAATAGCTTAACGGACACCTGTGGAAAATCGAACCCGACTCGTTTCAGTTGACACGTACGTCACCGAGTTTAgaatttagggtttagggtttaggatttAAGGTTTATGGACACCGTTTTAGCTTTATGAACACCGTTTCAACTTTGGGTTGACTCGACCGATAGATCATCCGTGGTAATTTGGCTTAGTTGCACCGACACACCACCGTTCTGATAACTCAGTGATCACAACATCACGATAACTCGATGGATACCGTGGCAACTCGACTCATCATTTGGATGACTATGGAGATCGTCACGTTTACCCAAATCAACTATCATATCAAGAAAATAGCCCAATTGACTCATTACCATCGAATCAAAAATGACATGATTTGTGTCGAAATAGAGAATATTCTCTAAAGTTATTTGAATTTTTTTCCACTAATGGTTCTTTCGCTACAACTCCGACGCTATTGAAAAAGGGTCTTCACAAACTAATTAAGAGGATTCAAGCTCTTTGGCCTTTGTATTCTCCACTTCATCTTGATCATTAATTTGGCTACGTTCTAACTTAGATCATTGAAGGATTTACCAAATCTCACATCGATGCTATGGTCGGAACAAAACATAAACATTATGATTCGAGTGTCTTGAGTGTGGGAGAAAAAAAAAGCACTCGTCTCAGATACAATCTACGATCCCAATATTTCCGTTGATTTGATCCAGTTTGATAGGATCCATCCAAGAGTTTGtattatcttttataaaaaataaaataaccaaTCGAATTCGATCTCAACATGATTCAGATCCGTGACGGCAAGCAATTAACCCTATGCTCTGTCACCTTCCTTCAGTCAGGCACAAACAGTAAAAGGAGATTGACATGAATGGCCTTCTATTTAACTCTTGTCTCTGTGTTTGCACGGCTTCTGAACCCACGGATGTGAAGGGGAATCTGACGACTGTTGTGGCGACGGCAAAGGATAGGGAAGTGGGAGACCTCTCTTTTTACGAGTTGGAGAATTGGGATTGAGTTTTAAGTATGTTCAAACAAGAGTCAAATCCTTTAATATCTTTTAGTTTATAAGCCCAAAGATATTAACATAATAATCAATATATGATGATAATTGTTCATCCCTATGATTGATCCTTATTATGGAGAGACAGAGACAATCCAATTTGATCCTAATCTTGAATCTTGACATGCACTGAGAATCATAATTCAATACAGATCTTAAGGAAAGAAAATCGACATTATAAACATCCCAAGTAAGACACAACTCTCACACCCCCACCTGCAAGTGAAGATCACTGCAAGGTAAATTTTTGGAATGATCTCTTCGACACTCGAGTCAAAGAATTCCCAAGGTGTGATGTATACAGTATAAAAATGAGAGAAGAACTTGgatcatcatgaaagaattttatatttataacttgagacccCTAACTATGAGCAATTAGTGAAATGTTTTCcaaattatttttattcaaaaaatatatgtttGAATTGTTATTTTGTGGTCTCTATTATGACATCTAGGTTGATTAGTATATCATTATAACGAGTAATAGGTTTCAACTTCGAATCCATACATAAACATTATGTATATCATTTGatataacaatttttttattaaaaaaatcattatcaTGGAAGGGAGTCCTCATCCACATGTCGTTTTAAAAGTTTAATCCTTTATTGATGTGAGACATAAGGATTGGGTTGTTTATAAGTTGAATT contains the following coding sequences:
- the LOC135640204 gene encoding E3 ubiquitin-protein ligase RDUF1-like, producing the protein METAPSFWCYRCGRFVRLWPRAAVVCPDCGGGFLEEVDGPSRAPPLYAAVPQPQRRRFPSPATDSAAFERPHQPSELRVRRNRRAPTGNRSPFNPVIVLRSPPDVRGDADGATSNNFELYYDDGAGSGLRPLPESVSDFLMDSGFERLLDQLAHIEINGTGVSRVLAHLPASKAAIEAMATIEISDGHIIRESHCAVCKEPFVFGTEACEMPCKHIYHQDCILPWLSLRNSCPVCRHEMPMDVPEEDDNGEEMVGLTIWRLPGGGFAVGRYTGGRRAEGELPVVYTEMDGELNSRMAPRRMSSSSRGSRSREDGGISVFSFFRHLRSPSSSLRLSSEPLPTYTPLLTRRRSSRRRNTNWGLEAGNANTIARS